One window from the genome of Oceanispirochaeta sp. M1 encodes:
- a CDS encoding tripartite tricarboxylate transporter substrate binding protein yields MKKNLFVLGIALLMLSMIVPVFAEGQKEDASFPTKEITAICPWSAGGGTDTIFRALSKETEAFLDTNITVTNKTGGGGAVGHGAGISAKADGYTVTMVTFELLSLPPQGLVPFTYADYDLLMRVNMDPAAITVPADAPYDTIEEFIEYAKAHPGEINIGHSGPGSVWQIAGGILAEDQGLKVKFVPYDGAAPAVTALVGNHIQAVSVSPAEVQGQVEAGSLKMLAVMSDERIGNFPNVPTLKEKGIDVSFGTWRGLAVPKGTPEEAKTVLADAFKKGMDSPTFQEFAANAGLGLAYLSGEDFENDLKVSAVNVENVMKSLGLAK; encoded by the coding sequence ATGAAAAAGAATCTATTTGTATTGGGTATAGCTCTGTTGATGCTATCCATGATCGTCCCTGTATTTGCTGAAGGTCAGAAAGAAGACGCCAGTTTTCCAACAAAGGAAATTACTGCAATCTGCCCCTGGTCTGCCGGTGGTGGAACAGACACAATTTTCCGTGCACTGTCTAAAGAAACTGAAGCTTTCCTTGACACAAATATTACTGTAACCAACAAAACAGGCGGTGGTGGAGCCGTAGGTCACGGTGCCGGTATCAGTGCTAAAGCAGATGGCTATACCGTAACAATGGTTACCTTTGAACTCCTGTCTCTTCCCCCTCAGGGACTGGTACCTTTCACATATGCAGATTACGACCTTCTTATGAGAGTTAACATGGACCCCGCGGCTATAACAGTTCCCGCTGATGCTCCTTACGATACAATCGAAGAGTTTATTGAATATGCGAAAGCTCACCCCGGAGAAATCAATATCGGTCATTCCGGACCTGGATCAGTATGGCAGATTGCCGGTGGTATCCTTGCAGAAGATCAGGGACTCAAAGTAAAATTCGTACCCTATGATGGAGCAGCTCCTGCAGTTACAGCACTTGTTGGTAATCATATCCAGGCAGTATCTGTAAGTCCCGCAGAAGTACAGGGTCAGGTTGAAGCCGGATCTCTGAAAATGCTTGCTGTTATGAGTGACGAAAGAATTGGCAACTTCCCCAATGTACCTACCCTTAAAGAGAAAGGAATCGATGTTTCCTTCGGTACATGGAGAGGTCTTGCTGTTCCTAAAGGAACTCCCGAAGAAGCAAAAACAGTTCTGGCTGATGCATTTAAAAAAGGAATGGACAGCCCCACTTTCCAGGAATTTGCTGCAAATGCAGGACTGGGTCTTGCGTATCTTTCAGGCGAAGACTTTGAAAATGATCTTAAAGTTTCAGCTGTCAATGTTGAAAATGTAATGAAGAGCCTGGGATTGGCTAAATAA
- a CDS encoding tripartite tricarboxylate transporter TctB family protein, producing MKKENIIFGLIGIALSGYVFLETSKFPSDNIMNVGPAFFPRVLAVGLGIFSLILIFVNIFSGDQKQEKRFDIKDSGVHRAAIALLATIIYGIIMPYLGFIITTILYLSFMMYLMKLRSWKKIPAVSIGVSFVVYTIFRTFLHITLPVGFWA from the coding sequence TTGAAAAAAGAAAATATAATATTCGGTCTGATCGGCATAGCTCTCAGCGGCTATGTTTTTTTAGAAACATCTAAATTCCCATCAGATAATATAATGAATGTAGGACCTGCCTTCTTTCCCAGAGTACTCGCTGTGGGTCTTGGTATATTCAGCCTCATTCTGATTTTTGTTAATATATTCAGTGGCGATCAGAAACAGGAAAAGCGATTTGACATCAAGGATTCAGGTGTTCATAGAGCCGCCATCGCCCTTCTGGCAACAATCATATACGGAATCATCATGCCCTATCTGGGCTTCATCATTACAACCATTCTGTATCTTTCATTTATGATGTATCTGATGAAACTTCGGAGCTGGAAAAAGATTCCAGCTGTTTCTATCGGTGTTTCATTTGTTGTCTATACAATATTTAGAACATTTCTCCATATCACACTGCCCGTCGGTTTCTGGGCATAG
- a CDS encoding tripartite tricarboxylate transporter permease, which yields MQFELLLAGFMSILQWKSLLMVFIGVTGGIMVGSLPGLTATMGVALLVPFTFGLPIGQAMGMLLGIFSGAIYGGSISAILIRTPGTPAAAATLLDGYPMACKGEAGRALSMSVFASFIGGFTGALIMTFLSPQISKVALKFGAPEYFALAIFGLSIIISVSGNSIIKGVIAGFFGLLISTIGFDPISGYPRFTYGSMDLFEGPAFIPTLIGLFAFSEVFKGVETISKTPKVVNKINRILPEWKDIKASWKDILKSSIMGTFIGSIPGAGSDIAAFVGYSEAKRTSKHPEKFGTGAIEGVAAAESANNACTGGAMIPMLSLGVPGDAVTAVLLGAFVIQGLQPGPLLYRDHMDVVYSVFAAMMIANVAMFIMGSFGAKLFAKVITVDRNILLPVIFVLSVVGSYSMRNSMFDVWVALFFGIVGYFLQRYDFPVSPILLALILGPMAESNIRRAMVISDGNPFVVFTRPISAVFLTLGILSLVTSVLRQRKYAAKMKSSD from the coding sequence ATGCAATTTGAATTATTATTAGCGGGATTTATGAGCATCCTTCAATGGAAGTCTCTCCTTATGGTTTTTATCGGAGTTACCGGTGGAATCATGGTTGGTTCACTTCCCGGTCTGACAGCAACAATGGGTGTGGCTCTTCTTGTTCCATTTACTTTCGGACTTCCCATCGGCCAGGCTATGGGTATGCTTCTTGGAATATTCAGCGGTGCTATTTACGGCGGCTCTATTTCTGCAATACTTATCAGGACACCGGGAACTCCGGCAGCAGCGGCAACTCTGCTTGACGGTTATCCCATGGCCTGTAAAGGTGAGGCCGGCAGAGCACTGAGTATGTCTGTATTTGCCTCTTTTATAGGTGGATTCACAGGGGCTCTTATAATGACCTTTCTGTCTCCCCAGATATCAAAAGTGGCCTTGAAATTCGGTGCTCCCGAATACTTTGCTCTGGCTATTTTCGGCTTAAGCATCATCATTTCCGTATCTGGGAATTCTATAATCAAGGGTGTAATTGCCGGATTCTTCGGTTTACTCATATCAACAATCGGTTTTGATCCCATCTCGGGATATCCACGTTTTACCTATGGATCCATGGATCTTTTTGAAGGCCCCGCCTTTATTCCTACTCTGATTGGACTTTTTGCTTTTTCTGAGGTGTTCAAGGGTGTTGAAACAATATCCAAGACTCCAAAAGTTGTTAATAAAATCAATAGAATACTTCCAGAATGGAAAGATATCAAAGCCTCGTGGAAGGACATTCTCAAGTCCAGTATCATGGGAACATTTATCGGTTCCATTCCGGGAGCTGGCAGTGATATCGCCGCTTTTGTGGGATATAGTGAAGCTAAAAGAACATCCAAGCATCCTGAAAAATTCGGAACCGGTGCTATTGAAGGTGTTGCTGCTGCTGAATCAGCCAACAATGCCTGTACCGGCGGTGCCATGATCCCCATGTTGTCTCTGGGAGTACCGGGAGATGCCGTAACAGCTGTTCTTCTGGGTGCCTTTGTCATACAGGGACTTCAGCCCGGACCTCTGCTTTACAGAGACCATATGGATGTAGTGTACAGTGTATTTGCGGCAATGATGATTGCCAATGTCGCCATGTTTATCATGGGATCATTTGGAGCAAAACTTTTTGCTAAAGTCATTACTGTTGACCGAAATATCCTGCTTCCCGTGATCTTTGTACTTTCTGTTGTGGGATCATATTCCATGCGGAACAGTATGTTTGATGTCTGGGTAGCCCTTTTCTTTGGTATTGTAGGTTACTTTCTACAGAGGTATGATTTTCCGGTCTCACCCATACTGCTTGCCTTGATTCTCGGCCCCATGGCTGAGAGTAATATAAGACGGGCCATGGTTATCTCCGATGGAAATCCCTTTGTTGTCTTTACAAGACCAATCAGTGCAGTATTCCTGACATTAGGAATACTGTCACTTGTGACTTCTGTTCTCAGACAGCGCAAATATGCTGCCAAAATGAAAAGTTCAGACTAA